One window of Microbacterium sediminis genomic DNA carries:
- the rpmF gene encoding 50S ribosomal protein L32 — MAGNPPKRKVSRSNTRSRRAQWKAEAPTLVKTIENGKVVYSRPHQAKVVTDSQGTELFLEYKGRKVADV; from the coding sequence ATGGCAGGTAACCCCCCGAAGCGGAAGGTCTCCCGTTCCAACACCCGCTCGCGCCGCGCGCAGTGGAAGGCGGAGGCCCCCACGCTCGTCAAGACCATCGAGAACGGCAAGGTCGTCTACAGCCGTCCCCACCAGGCCAAGGTCGTGACCGACTCGCAGGGCACCGAGCTGTTCCTGGAGTACAAGGGCCGCAAGGTCGCCGACGTCTGA
- a CDS encoding YceD family protein: protein MREHRLTIPAPERWGEGLVAIQKGEELDLDVRLESVHEGILVSGDVETVFRGECGRCLREIDERVEVDFQELFEYPGGEAADFEVQDDHVDLENLVRDAIVLALPFQPVCQPDCPGLDPNTGERLAEGAGEAPAPIDPRWAALQELNDNQAP, encoded by the coding sequence ATGCGCGAGCACCGTCTGACCATCCCCGCGCCCGAGCGCTGGGGCGAGGGACTCGTCGCCATTCAGAAGGGCGAGGAGCTCGATCTCGACGTGCGCCTCGAGTCCGTCCACGAGGGGATCCTCGTGTCGGGCGACGTCGAGACCGTCTTCCGTGGTGAGTGCGGGCGCTGCCTGCGCGAGATCGACGAGCGCGTCGAAGTCGATTTCCAGGAGCTCTTCGAGTACCCTGGAGGGGAAGCGGCTGACTTCGAAGTTCAAGACGACCACGTGGATCTTGAAAATCTGGTCAGAGACGCCATTGTCCTCGCGCTTCCATTCCAGCCGGTGTGCCAGCCGGATTGCCCCGGGCTCGACCCGAACACGGGTGAGCGACTGGCGGAAGGTGCTGGTGAAGCGCCGGCCCCCATCGATCCTCGGTGGGCCGCGCTCCAGGAACTCAACGACAACCAGGCGCCCTGA
- the coaD gene encoding pantetheine-phosphate adenylyltransferase, which produces MSNRIAVVPGSFDPPTVGHMDVIRRAARLYDELHVLVVHNPDKEAMLPIAQRLSLLQESIEEAGIAGNIIIGSWSVGLLVDYAQEVGAGVLVKGIRSQGDVAYETPMAVVNNHLAGVETVFVLADPANSVVSSSLVRQVAGLGGDVSPYVPAPVARYLAQASSSEF; this is translated from the coding sequence ATGAGCAACCGGATCGCCGTCGTCCCCGGCTCCTTCGATCCGCCCACCGTCGGGCACATGGATGTGATCCGCCGGGCCGCGCGCCTGTACGACGAGCTGCACGTGCTCGTCGTGCACAACCCGGACAAGGAGGCGATGCTCCCGATCGCCCAGCGCTTGTCGCTGCTGCAGGAGTCGATCGAGGAGGCCGGCATCGCGGGCAATATCATCATCGGCTCGTGGAGCGTGGGACTGCTCGTCGACTACGCCCAGGAGGTCGGCGCCGGGGTGCTCGTGAAGGGGATCCGCTCGCAGGGCGACGTCGCGTACGAGACGCCCATGGCGGTCGTGAACAACCACCTCGCCGGCGTGGAGACGGTGTTCGTCCTCGCCGACCCGGCCAACTCCGTCGTCTCCAGCTCGCTCGTGCGCCAGGTCGCCGGGCTCGGCGGCGACGTCTCGCCGTACGTGCCGGCACCCGTCGCGCGCTACCTCGCGCAGGCGAGCTCCAGCGAGTTCTGA